The following proteins come from a genomic window of Streptomyces sp. Sge12:
- a CDS encoding alpha/beta fold hydrolase has translation MPQHSIHVMTAAAALMCLAAIGPAASGAATASGRPAGQSAGQPGAAAPSRFVPGPCPESPEAAEALATARCGVLEVPENRARPGGRTIELAVAVLPAAHPAKPAQDPVVFMAGGPGGDTFDDIPFLVESGLNKDRELIVMAQRGNLHDRPNLACPEIDRFNEQSVGLGYDAEQAEQLMLKAVKECRDRLTADGVDLGAYNTTENAADFADLRAALHIPRWNVYGYSYGSDLALTYLRLHPEGIRAVALDSVTPPQSAALPWGWRSAAEGIDNIFDACAAQPACKNRYPDLARTLTEQVRKLEAHPLTLNVPPPGGGKPVEVVLDGGALLNLIVASTPRPKDLPAALDELARGNPQRFAQARAAGSVQPVGMFAHGLTNSVACSEWAPGYSEADVLTAGREAFPGWPDTVLAQAPQLPFQYPVCRIWNVPDRAAVQRVATVSSVPALLVSGTFDAKTGASWAKDVARDLSRSTAVQVPGIGHWVVPQSPCAQRVLASFLARPTAPDTACVDDLEPGPFTIAPK, from the coding sequence ATGCCTCAGCACAGCATCCACGTGATGACCGCCGCGGCCGCCCTGATGTGCCTGGCAGCGATCGGCCCCGCAGCGAGCGGCGCCGCCACGGCATCCGGCCGGCCCGCCGGCCAGTCCGCCGGTCAGCCCGGTGCGGCGGCCCCGTCCCGGTTCGTGCCCGGTCCCTGCCCCGAGTCGCCCGAGGCCGCCGAAGCGCTCGCCACCGCACGGTGCGGCGTCCTCGAAGTCCCCGAGAACCGCGCCCGCCCCGGTGGCCGGACCATCGAGCTGGCCGTGGCGGTCCTCCCGGCCGCCCACCCGGCGAAGCCGGCGCAGGACCCCGTGGTGTTCATGGCGGGCGGCCCCGGCGGCGACACGTTCGACGACATTCCCTTCCTCGTCGAGTCCGGCCTGAACAAGGACCGCGAGCTGATCGTCATGGCCCAGCGCGGCAACCTCCACGACCGGCCGAACCTCGCCTGCCCGGAGATCGACCGCTTCAACGAGCAGTCCGTGGGCCTGGGCTACGACGCCGAGCAGGCGGAGCAGCTCATGCTGAAGGCGGTGAAGGAGTGCCGCGACCGCCTGACGGCCGACGGCGTGGACCTCGGCGCCTACAACACCACGGAGAACGCGGCCGACTTCGCCGACCTGCGCGCCGCGCTGCACATCCCCCGGTGGAACGTCTACGGGTACTCCTACGGCAGCGATCTGGCCCTCACCTACCTGCGCCTGCACCCGGAGGGAATCCGCGCCGTGGCGCTCGACTCGGTCACCCCTCCCCAGTCCGCGGCCCTGCCGTGGGGGTGGCGGAGCGCCGCCGAGGGGATCGACAACATCTTCGACGCCTGCGCCGCCCAGCCCGCCTGCAAGAACCGGTACCCGGACCTCGCCCGCACGCTGACCGAGCAGGTGCGCAAGCTGGAGGCACACCCCCTGACCCTGAACGTCCCGCCACCGGGCGGCGGAAAGCCGGTCGAGGTCGTCCTCGACGGAGGCGCACTGCTCAACCTGATCGTCGCCTCCACCCCCCGGCCCAAGGACCTTCCGGCCGCGCTCGACGAACTCGCCCGCGGAAACCCGCAACGCTTCGCGCAGGCCCGCGCGGCCGGCTCGGTCCAGCCCGTGGGCATGTTCGCGCACGGCCTGACGAACTCGGTGGCGTGCAGCGAGTGGGCGCCGGGTTACTCGGAGGCCGACGTGCTGACCGCGGGCCGGGAGGCCTTCCCAGGCTGGCCCGACACGGTCCTGGCCCAGGCGCCGCAACTGCCCTTCCAGTACCCGGTGTGCCGGATCTGGAACGTGCCGGACCGCGCGGCCGTCCAGCGGGTGGCCACGGTCAGCAGCGTGCCCGCCCTGCTCGTCTCCGGCACGTTCGACGCGAAGACCGGGGCGAGTTGGGCGAAGGACGTGGCCCGCGACCTGTCCCGCTCGACCGCCGTCCAGGTCCCCGGAATCGGCCACTGGGTGGTGCCGCAATCGCCGTGCGCCCAGCGCGTACTGGCCTCGTTCCTCGCCCGCCCGACCGCACCCGACACCGCATGCGTGGACGACCTCGAACCCGGGCCGTTCACGATCGCCCCGAAGTGA
- a CDS encoding helix-turn-helix domain-containing protein: MSQDAAGTGFAELLRELKDRSGLSYGTLAKRLHMSTSTLHRYCAGDVVPADYAPVERLARLCKASSEELVELHRRWVLADANRPRKGGEPGVKRPVGEPTATGTGTARTTPQASEDSAPPAVAESPVDLPELSGRPVPEQRRRHRKAALAGAAVAVIACAVALALNLPARHADAGGPAGGAASLPAGAAERTAGRTASASPAQASPSSSASAPAAPGAGGAGTDAAASPHPSGPGEHPATGTPVTVTAQPYTWESPCGQHYLIDKPPAQVSPPPLERDAPAWVAASGAVSAREQYVTLTLQGSGKETVVLDGLTVRTAGKRAPLARNDYAMGYPGVGCGAGVRTRSFSVALDAARPAVVPAAGQATFPFKVSESEPEVFYIKADASAYDVSWYLELAWTSGSRSGTLTVDNHGTPFRTSGNNGRPGYEFPLGGDGWVKAGTTS; this comes from the coding sequence GTGTCACAGGACGCGGCCGGGACCGGGTTCGCCGAGCTGCTGCGGGAGTTGAAGGACCGATCGGGTCTGAGCTACGGAACGCTCGCCAAGCGACTCCACATGAGCACGTCGACGCTCCACCGCTACTGCGCCGGTGACGTCGTCCCGGCGGACTACGCACCGGTCGAACGGCTCGCCCGCCTCTGCAAGGCCTCGTCCGAGGAGCTCGTCGAACTGCACCGGCGCTGGGTACTGGCGGACGCCAACCGCCCGCGCAAGGGCGGCGAGCCGGGCGTCAAGCGACCGGTCGGCGAGCCGACCGCCACCGGCACCGGCACCGCCCGGACGACCCCGCAGGCGTCGGAGGACTCCGCGCCGCCTGCGGTGGCGGAGTCCCCGGTGGACCTGCCCGAGCTCTCCGGTCGGCCCGTACCGGAGCAGCGGCGCCGTCACCGGAAGGCCGCCCTCGCCGGAGCCGCCGTGGCCGTGATCGCCTGCGCGGTCGCGCTCGCCCTGAACCTGCCGGCGCGGCATGCCGATGCCGGCGGTCCGGCCGGCGGCGCCGCGTCCCTCCCGGCCGGCGCAGCGGAGCGTACGGCCGGCCGAACGGCTTCCGCGTCGCCGGCACAGGCCTCGCCCTCGTCCTCGGCATCCGCTCCCGCCGCCCCCGGGGCCGGGGGCGCCGGCACCGACGCCGCCGCGAGCCCGCACCCGTCCGGCCCCGGCGAGCACCCGGCGACCGGTACGCCGGTCACGGTGACGGCCCAGCCCTACACCTGGGAGTCCCCCTGCGGCCAGCACTACCTGATCGACAAGCCGCCGGCCCAGGTGTCCCCGCCGCCTCTGGAACGGGACGCTCCCGCCTGGGTGGCGGCGTCCGGAGCCGTCTCGGCCCGAGAGCAGTACGTCACCCTCACCCTCCAGGGCTCCGGCAAGGAGACGGTCGTCCTGGACGGCCTGACCGTCCGCACCGCCGGGAAGCGCGCTCCCCTCGCCCGGAACGACTACGCCATGGGCTATCCCGGCGTCGGCTGCGGCGCGGGCGTACGCACCCGCTCCTTCAGCGTGGCCCTCGACGCCGCGCGCCCGGCCGTCGTACCGGCGGCGGGGCAGGCCACGTTCCCGTTCAAGGTGAGCGAGTCCGAGCCGGAGGTGTTCTACATCAAGGCCGACGCCTCCGCGTACGACGTCAGCTGGTACCTGGAACTGGCCTGGACCAGCGGCTCCCGCTCCGGCACCCTCACCGTCGACAACCACGGCACGCCCTTCCGTACCAGCGGCAACAACGGGCGCCCCGGCTACGAGTTCCCCCTCGGCGGCGACGGCTGGGTGAAGGCGGGGACGACGTCCTGA
- a CDS encoding DUF4232 domain-containing protein, producing MSVSRRIPTLPVAAALAVLVLTGCQGGGGLKDGGPATDTGSAPASPSATGAATSAPATPTTGGGTAGSDPAAPKASADPSAADRRVLCNGSNTAVTVQAVPRPLNHMLITVKNTGSKVCDLTYYPVLRFDEMQWAPAARKETQPQAVVSLAPGESGYAAAVLSAADGSGEGGTTGQRLTIAFQGVTPNSSGGASAIPPLPAKGLYYDSSLTVTYWQQDMDDALGS from the coding sequence ATGTCCGTGTCCCGCCGCATCCCCACCCTGCCCGTCGCTGCCGCCCTCGCCGTGCTCGTCCTCACCGGGTGCCAGGGCGGCGGGGGTCTCAAGGACGGAGGGCCCGCGACGGACACGGGCTCCGCCCCGGCCTCGCCCTCGGCGACGGGCGCCGCGACTTCGGCTCCCGCCACGCCCACCACCGGTGGCGGCACGGCGGGTTCCGACCCGGCCGCGCCCAAGGCTTCCGCGGACCCGTCCGCCGCGGACCGCCGCGTCCTGTGCAACGGCTCCAACACCGCCGTGACCGTCCAGGCGGTTCCCCGTCCGCTCAACCACATGCTGATCACCGTGAAGAACACCGGGTCGAAGGTCTGCGACCTGACGTACTACCCGGTGCTCCGCTTCGACGAGATGCAGTGGGCGCCGGCCGCGCGGAAGGAGACGCAGCCCCAGGCCGTGGTCTCCCTCGCACCCGGCGAGTCGGGTTACGCGGCAGCCGTGCTGTCGGCGGCCGACGGCAGCGGGGAGGGCGGGACGACCGGACAGCGGCTCACGATCGCCTTCCAGGGCGTGACGCCCAACAGCAGCGGCGGAGCATCCGCCATCCCGCCGCTGCCCGCCAAGGGCCTCTACTACGACAGCTCGCTGACGGTCACCTACTGGCAGCAGGACATGGACGACGCC
- a CDS encoding alpha/beta fold hydrolase: protein MTHRQPSRRHRTVRRLRATSAGLATGLLVTGLLAAPAGAQSRTGTGPGPSPGSDAPIGTVARTVGDARFEPGPCPRTPEPVDALQGARCGTLTVPENRAGATGKTIELGVAIVPAATDKPKPDPIVWLAGGPGDDAVGEAKMAIDGGLNRDRDVIFMSQRGTYSADPTLLCPNIDEFNARAVGLGHDAPTTERLHIEATKACRDQLAARGIDLGAYNDTESAADYEDLRAALGIKQWNLYGISYGTHLALVYMRLHPEGLRSVGIDGILPPSRAGSAATWSSARQGFDGLFKACTAQPACNKRYPNLSATFDKLVRDLEAKPVTTTVTVPGSDKPVKVVLDGAALVNWMTSATHIAPQVPLALDELAHGKPQRIAQQWAGGKLSPQAMGRVAHGLVYGVFCSEWTPYEAQDAALKGGQETFPTFPRSVQAQAPQLAYLHPDCEVWKVPPAPPSIRDATSGDIPTLALSGGFDSQTGADNGPYVARTLNRAKVVTVPYEPHVVFATSKCAQEIAVSFFDDPAAPKTECLKTLEAPEFEIGP, encoded by the coding sequence ATGACACACCGGCAACCGTCCCGCCGCCACCGCACCGTACGACGCCTGCGGGCCACGTCGGCCGGGCTGGCGACCGGTCTCCTGGTCACCGGACTGCTCGCCGCGCCCGCCGGGGCGCAGTCGCGCACCGGGACCGGCCCCGGCCCCAGCCCCGGCTCCGATGCCCCGATCGGCACGGTCGCACGGACGGTGGGCGACGCCCGCTTCGAACCCGGCCCCTGCCCCAGGACGCCCGAACCGGTCGACGCGCTCCAGGGAGCCCGCTGCGGAACGCTCACCGTGCCCGAGAACCGCGCCGGGGCGACCGGCAAAACGATCGAACTCGGTGTCGCGATCGTGCCCGCCGCCACCGACAAGCCGAAGCCCGACCCCATCGTGTGGCTCGCGGGCGGACCCGGCGACGACGCCGTGGGGGAGGCGAAGATGGCGATCGACGGCGGCCTGAACCGCGACCGAGACGTGATCTTCATGTCCCAGCGCGGCACCTACTCGGCCGACCCGACCCTCCTGTGCCCCAACATCGACGAGTTCAACGCACGCGCCGTCGGCCTCGGCCACGACGCCCCGACCACCGAACGCCTGCACATCGAGGCCACGAAGGCCTGCCGCGACCAGCTGGCGGCCCGCGGGATCGACCTCGGCGCCTACAACGACACCGAGAGCGCCGCCGACTACGAGGACCTGCGCGCCGCGCTGGGCATCAAGCAGTGGAACCTGTACGGGATCTCCTACGGCACCCACCTCGCGCTGGTCTACATGCGCCTGCACCCCGAAGGCCTGCGCTCGGTGGGCATCGACGGCATTCTGCCGCCGTCCAGGGCCGGTTCGGCCGCGACCTGGAGCAGCGCCCGGCAGGGCTTCGACGGCCTGTTCAAGGCCTGCACGGCGCAGCCGGCCTGCAACAAGCGCTATCCGAACCTGTCGGCCACCTTCGACAAGCTCGTCCGCGACCTCGAGGCCAAGCCGGTCACCACCACCGTCACCGTCCCCGGCAGCGACAAGCCGGTCAAGGTCGTACTGGACGGCGCAGCCCTGGTGAACTGGATGACCTCGGCGACCCACATCGCGCCGCAGGTACCGCTCGCCCTCGACGAACTGGCCCACGGCAAGCCGCAGCGGATCGCCCAGCAGTGGGCGGGCGGCAAGCTCAGCCCGCAGGCCATGGGACGGGTCGCGCACGGTCTCGTCTACGGAGTCTTCTGCAGCGAGTGGACGCCGTACGAGGCGCAGGACGCCGCGCTCAAGGGCGGTCAGGAGACCTTCCCGACCTTCCCCCGCTCGGTCCAGGCCCAGGCCCCGCAGCTGGCCTACCTCCACCCCGACTGCGAGGTGTGGAAGGTCCCCCCGGCCCCGCCCTCGATCCGGGACGCCACGAGCGGTGACATCCCGACCCTCGCCCTGTCGGGCGGCTTCGACTCCCAGACCGGCGCGGACAACGGACCGTACGTCGCCCGAACGCTGAACAGGGCCAAGGTCGTCACGGTGCCGTACGAGCCGCACGTGGTGTTCGCGACCTCGAAGTGCGCGCAGGAGATCGCCGTCTCCTTCTTCGACGACCCGGCCGCGCCGAAGACCGAATGCCTGAAGACCCTCGAGGCGCCCGAGTTCGAGATCGGCCCGTAA
- a CDS encoding VOC family protein yields the protein MAIQRMDNVGIVVEDLDAAVAFFVELGMELEGRAQVEGPVADRCTGLDGVHCDIAMVRTPDGHSRLELAKYRSPAAISAGPHNRPHNILGTHRVMFAVDDIEDTVARLRPHGAELVGGIARFEDSYLLCYLRGPEGIIVGLAEQLR from the coding sequence ATGGCGATTCAACGGATGGACAACGTCGGCATCGTCGTCGAGGACCTGGATGCCGCCGTCGCGTTCTTCGTCGAACTCGGTATGGAGCTGGAGGGCAGGGCGCAGGTCGAGGGCCCCGTCGCCGACCGGTGCACCGGACTCGACGGCGTCCACTGCGACATCGCGATGGTCCGGACCCCGGACGGTCACAGCCGGCTCGAGCTGGCGAAGTACCGCAGCCCCGCGGCGATCAGCGCGGGGCCGCACAACCGGCCGCACAACATCCTGGGCACCCACCGCGTCATGTTCGCCGTCGACGACATCGAGGACACCGTGGCCCGCCTGCGCCCTCACGGCGCCGAACTCGTCGGCGGGATCGCCCGGTTCGAGGACAGCTACCTGCTCTGCTACCTCCGCGGCCCGGAAGGCATCATCGTCGGACTGGCCGAGCAACTGCGCTGA